A segment of the Pieris brassicae chromosome 10, ilPieBrab1.1, whole genome shotgun sequence genome:
tctttaatttagaCATTTCTTACTAAACTTGagtgataaattattttgttgtttttcattttagATTCGTAAACAAGCTATCAAAGAGTTGCctataatgtgtaaaagtaaCAAGGAACATACTCAAAGGATTGCTGATATATTAGCACAATTGATGCAATCTGAGGATCCTACCGAAATCAATGTGGTCACTAATTCGCTGTTGGCCATTGTTAAAATTGAGCCTCAAGCAGCTCTGGCTGGTATTTTTTCTCAAATTCATCAAAGTACTAATAGTGAAGTACCAAATGAGACTGTTAGGGAGAGATGTATTAAGTTTCTTGCTACAAAAGTGAAACAACTGGGAAGAGAAGTAATAAACAAAGAGACAGAGGATCTGATTATTGTTGAAGGCAAGAAAATATTAGAGGTAActctttttattttgttacagtTCTTCTTATGTCAGCTGTTAAACTAAAActtagttattaaattatattaactattCTCTTGTACTTTATTAGTTGTGTGGTACTATTGTGTTTTTAAGAgtgtttaaatatgttaatgtttGTCTCTATATTTTTAGGATGTGGGAGCTGAAGAATTTGAACACATAATGGATTTGTTAGCTTGGTCACGACTAGGAAAAACTCCAGCTGGTAAAAAAGAATTGACCCAAATTATCGCAACTCTTGCCTTTTCACCAGATGATTGGCATCCCGAGGATCTAGAATATGTGGATAGACTTATACAGTGCTCTCAACATGCTTTGCCATTGTTCACGGTAAGCCCTTTTAgcaaacttttatatttttgtcagtTCATTAGCAAAATTCTAATAATCACATTTACTAATTACAggttaatattatctttatctatctttaattataagttgaCTTATTAATTTCCTTTCAAATTCTATTCTTCTATTAGCAACATCatttataagataaaatagatataatgTTGTTTGTTTCAGGCACAAGTTGATTCAACACAGTTTGTTAATATCTTTTGTGATCATGTTCTATCAAAATGGAGTAATATTGCTACGACAGGTGGGGGGACTGATACTAAGCTggaaattctaaaaatatttgctgAACTTACTGAGCATTGTGGGGATATTGAAGAtattgaaaagaaaattaacacTGTTTACGATGTTCTATTGGTAAGTAGTTACTAAATATTAGATTTGTGGTTTTAAATATACGTTGATGAAATTATATACAgattaagtaatttaactaGTGCTGAAGCTACAATGTGTCGTGAAAAAGTCGTGATTGgcatataattagtatttaataaatagcttttttaatttagggtTTCTGTTAGCTATGACACTTGGATTTCCTAGTGACTCATACTTTGTTTCTAATAATACTGAATAGTATTCACTcttttgaaataaacaaatatagtattgtcttttgttaacatagcttttacacattaagaaaacactttttaaatggattgaagctatgtattattattatttacataattttaaatttttattttaaacaaatatgttttattgttattcatattttagGATTACCTACCAGAAGCACCGTTACCAACAGAAGATGAAAGCACAGATAAAGATGTGGAAAAGGAAAAATCTGAGGAAAATAAGACAGTTCCTTCGCTTCAATTTTCTCATGTCGAATGTGCATTATTTGCTTTACATTCACTATGTAGGAAATCTCCAGAAGCAATTGGTGCTGATGCAGCAAGACTTAAGGCGTTACGTCTCCGACTACAGTATACAGCAAGATTGACACAgggatatattaaaaagttgaaagaaGTTACTCAGGTAATTATATACATCATCGTTTCTGTTTGATTTTTGTGACACTTTCACCAAAACATTATGTAGTTCAATGCTTATTATTCTTTCTGCTACCATTACTTTGACATCTGAAATGGAGAGAGTTTGATTCTAGAACTGTTCtactttctttaatatttaatagatttgtttatgtaaataaggATATATTTCAggtaataatagaaaataattttctatgaGTAGGCATTGTCATATGATACATATAAccattcaattataattttactttaggGTAAAAAAGGTGAAGATGCTAACAGTGATGAAAACAAGTTGAAGATAGCTGCTTTGAAAACcacttctaatattaatacattgatTCGTGACCTATTCAGAACACCACCCAGCTTCAAGAGCAAAATACAGTTGTCATTTGCATCAGCTAAAGAACTTAAAGAGgtaaatttctttttcttataCTCTAGGATTgttatttctaattttaaagaaCTTGTGTATATTAGgcataaaaacttatttttaaatattttataataattctataaataaagttatatgcaaatatcaaaacaaaacttattgTCTAATAGAAGTTATTGTATTCCAGGAAAAAGTGGTTTTACAACCAGAAGAAAAAGAATCAGGTGCACAAAAAAGACACCGTCCTATTACATTTGATAATGGCGAGAAAAAAGAATCACCCGAAAAGCGTTCTAGAAGTGgcgatagaaatataaaaatgtatactcCACCATCAGGGAAATATAGTTCAAGATTCAACACGGGTCGATTTAGTGGGGGAAATTCTGGAAGGGGTAGGGGTTATGGCAGACGTGACTATCAAAACAATGGTGCTTCATTTAGAAGGCGCAATTACTGATGACAAATTACATCTTAGAAATTGACTTTGACGTTGACTTGTgtgaatattagttttaatatcttaagGTTTGTCAATATTAGATATAGGCAAAGGCTGAAAAGGGTCCTGATTTTTAGTTTAGCCACAGAGATCTATCATTTCAGGATATCATATAGGATGCGGCAAACCTTTTTGCAATAAGAATGAATGTGAGTATCTGCATGAActaatacatatgtattagTAAACTTTTTATAGATGTGGTTGCTGATTACATTGGTAGGATCATCACTGTACTATCCCTGGTCATagtataagtatatttatttcacttcATCTATAGACTGCAGAACAGCTCAAGGTAAGTAGTACCTTCAattcttctttattattataaatcctGGTCAGCAGAGATTGAGTATGCAGTTTTCCTGTCAActtcaaaatttaatgtatctttttcAGATTTtcaactttaatttaataaactatcaaacttttaattttggttttattttatttaaataaatcaacaataatacattataa
Coding sequences within it:
- the LOC123715501 gene encoding apoptosis inhibitor 5 — translated: MTTDNIEKLYQNYGVLADAKDDISKNEKEYLEILAAVKGSDKEKRLASQFIAKFFSSFPNLSEQAIEAQFDLCEDDDVAIRKQAIKELPIMCKSNKEHTQRIADILAQLMQSEDPTEINVVTNSLLAIVKIEPQAALAGIFSQIHQSTNSEVPNETVRERCIKFLATKVKQLGREVINKETEDLIIVEGKKILEDVGAEEFEHIMDLLAWSRLGKTPAGKKELTQIIATLAFSPDDWHPEDLEYVDRLIQCSQHALPLFTAQVDSTQFVNIFCDHVLSKWSNIATTGGGTDTKLEILKIFAELTEHCGDIEDIEKKINTVYDVLLDYLPEAPLPTEDESTDKDVEKEKSEENKTVPSLQFSHVECALFALHSLCRKSPEAIGADAARLKALRLRLQYTARLTQGYIKKLKEVTQGKKGEDANSDENKLKIAALKTTSNINTLIRDLFRTPPSFKSKIQLSFASAKELKEEKVVLQPEEKESGAQKRHRPITFDNGEKKESPEKRSRSGDRNIKMYTPPSGKYSSRFNTGRFSGGNSGRGRGYGRRDYQNNGASFRRRNY